In the Mauremys mutica isolate MM-2020 ecotype Southern chromosome 13, ASM2049712v1, whole genome shotgun sequence genome, one interval contains:
- the CASS4 gene encoding cas scaffolding protein family member 4, with product MKVNNTLAKALYDNKAECSDELAFRKGDILTVLEQNVLESEGWWKCSLHGRQGLAPANRLQLLAGSQAGMLPPSSEHDSQELPICQQNIYQVPSAPKSSTLSPTYERMDSWIKPVPSSVSSPPTQEIYQVPALAAQLFSEKTQSLTNQHRFTLPTASRASMPYIQRETYDVPSPQHRVALCIQRCATPPAARKGSMPILYKEYIQEEQQQLYDIPSSLEKAEIYVQQDSPVGSVYDVPPTTARDHDISLQNLSKIKCLGHYNTLPNPQKSEWIYDIPVSPEKMGLKKDPSDSSLEKQVLYDIPPARYGSSLQNVPPTNIKSKSVNPQMYDVPPTQRKLTFPDIPRYNVPPSRDMLLLQQNGNYHVPPSFLTPRVEQQNSEPNVYDTPKVLPTALQHRKGTEKNNSSFGNHAYNIPPQLSKDAKLEQDRLSVSSVDSRTSTLSTSSSTSAESSSMSSSEEPAKEINLELDLAIETLTKLQHSVSSSVASLMIFVSSKWRFQENLETNLEEIHRAIDHIKVSLGEFLDFAQAIKVNASCVTDNNLQTRIKTQLKILQDSFQILVETREALNNCKWSLEVLVIKKPQNNPDDLDRFVMVARTIPDDIKRFVSIIIANGKLLFKKNSKEQESKSPKIGTDHKMAKPIPIPRRRELDSLQRNTLDKPNKNKVSSEKSRENVTEDCDYVQLQKSPGLEQAQKPLSAKEVAKKNADLKTKVFPPSKKHNIQSNLDLAKKITLSANCRLYFGALHKAISVFTSSLSNNQPPEIFIAQSKLIIMVGQKLVDSLCQETQEKDIRNDILCSSSHFCSLLKNLAVATKNAAVQYPNTGALQELQNQADELSKYTQQFRAMME from the exons AATACCTTGGCAAAAGCATTATATGACAACAAGGCTGAGTGTTCAGATGAGCTAGCCTTCCGCAAAGGAGACATCCTAACGGTTCTTGAGCAGAATGTCTTAGAGAGTGAAGGATGGTGGAAATGTTCCCTCCATGGAAGACAAGGCCTAGCTCCTGCTAATCGCCTCCAACTCCTTGCTGGTTCCCAGGCAGGCATGTTGCCTCCCTCCTCTGAGCATGATTCCCAGGAATTGCCCATCTGTCAACAAAATATCTACCAGGTCCCATCAGCTCCCAAGTCTTCCACATTGTCACCTACGTATGAACGGATGGACAGTTGGATTAAGCCAGTTCCTTCTTCTGTTTCTTCTCCACCTACTCAAGAAATATATCAGGTGCCAGCTTTAGCTGCACAATTATTCAGTGAAAAGACCCAAAGCCTAACCAATCAG CACCGGTTTACTCTTCCCACAGCATCTCGGGCCTCCATGCCATATATACAAAGGGAGACTTATGATGTTCCATCACCACAACACCGGGTGGCCTTATGCATTCAG AGGTGTGCCACTCCACCCGCAGCCAGAAAGGGCTCTATGCCGATCCTCTACAAAGAATATATCCAGGAAGAGCAGCAACAGCTTTATGACATCCCATCCAGCCTGGAAAAGGCAGAAATCTATGTCCAGCAAGACTCTCCAGTGGGCAGT GTGTATGATGTCCCCCCCACAACTGCAAGAGACCATGACATTTCACTACAAAATTTgtctaaaataaaatgtttgggtCATTATAATACCTTGCCAAATCCTCAGAAGTCAGAATGGATTTATGATATTCCGGTATCACCTGAAAaaatgggtttaaaaaaagaTCCTTCCGATAGTTCCCTGGAAAAGCAGGTGCTGTATGACATACCGCCAGCCAGATATGGTTCTAGTTTGCAAAATGTTCCACCAACAAATATCAAAAGCAAATCAGTGAATCCACAAATGTACGATGTCCCACCAACACAGAGAAAATTAACCTTTCCTGATATCCCTCGTTATAATGTACCACCCTCACGTGACATGCTGCTTTTGCAGCAAAACGGTAACTATCATGTTCCACCAAGCTTTCTGACTCCAAGGGTTGAGCAACAGAATTCTGAACCAAATGTTTATGATACTCCAAAAGTGCTGCCTACTGCTTTACAGCACAGGAAAGGGACTGAAAAAAACAACAGTAGTTTTGGAAACCATGCTTACAACATTCCTCCACAGCTGTCAAAAGATGCCAAATTAGAACAAGACAGGTTATCAGTTTCCAGTGTGGACAGTAGAACCAGTACACTATCTACATCATCAAGCACTTCTGCTGAGTCCTCTTCTATGTCATCATCAGAAGAACCTGCAAAAGAAATTAACTTGGAGCTCGACTTAGCCATAGAGACATTGACCAAGCTGCAGCACAGTGTATCCAGTTCAGTTGCAAGTCTGATGATTTTTGTAAGCAGTAAGTGGAGATTCCAGGAAAACCTGGAGACAAACCTTGAGGAAATCCATAGAGCAATTGATCACATAAAAGTATCTTTGGGAGAATTCTTGGACTTTGCTCAAGCCATCAAGGTGAATGCCTCTTGCGTCACTGACAATAACCTTCAAACCAGAATTAAAACACAGCTGAAAATTCTTCAAGACTCATTCCAGATCTTGGTAGAAACAAGGGAAGCACTGAATAACTGCAAATGGTCACTGGAAGTTTTGGTCATTAAGAAACCTCAGAATAACCCAGATGATCTTGATCGGTTTGTTATGGTAGCCCGTACAATTCCAGATGATATCAAGAGATTTGTTTCTATTATCATAGCTAATGGAAAGCTTCTCTTCAAAAAGAATAGCAAGGAACAAGAGAGCAAGTCACCAAAAATTGGTACAGACCATAAAATGGCAAAGCCGATCCCAATACCCAGAAGAAGAGAACTTGATTCACTCCAAAGAAATACTTTGgataaaccaaacaaaaacaaagtctcTTCTGAGAAATCAAGAGAAAATGTCACTGAAGACTGTGATTATGTTCAGTTACAG AAGTCTCCTGGGTTGGAACAGGCACAAAAACCCCTTTCAGCTAAAGAGGTGGCAAAGAAGAatgcagatttaaaaacaaag GTTTTCCCACCTTCAAAAAAGCATAATATTCAGAGCAACCTGGACTTGGCAAAGAAAATCACTCTCTCAGCAAACTGTCGACTGTACTTTGGGGCCCTTCACAAGGCCATTAGTGTATTTACCAGTAGTCTTAGCAATAATCAACCGCCTGAAATCTTCATAGCACAGAGCAAACTGATCATTATGGTGGGACAAAAGTTGGTGGATTCTCTCTGTCAGGAAACTCAAGAAAAGGATATTCGGAATGACAtcctctgcagcagcagccattTTTGTAGCCTGCTGAAGAACTTGGCTGTTGCCACCAAAAATGCTGCAGTGCAGTATCCAAATACAGGTGCCCTGCAGGAACTTCAAAATCAAGCCGACGAGCTGTCTAAATACACTCAGCAGTTTAGAGCAATGATGGAATGA